TGGTGATGGCAGGTGTGAGAATTTCTCGTCGTCTTTTTGAAACTGCCACGCCCTTAGCTGGCGGGAGTTGGGGCGCAAGAAACCCAGGCAGTGGTATTGTGCAAGCTCTTGCGGATGCTGTGGCTGGCCATGTCTGTCAATGAAAGTCGAGGCTGCGCAACAGAGGTAGTTGGTCTTGCACAGGCTTTTGGCGATGAGGTTGGAACTGGGCAGATCACCTATGCGCACGGCCACATCGACGCCCTCTTCCACCATGTCGATATTGCGGTCGCCAACAGTGATCTTGAGGCTGATGTCAGGATAGGCAGCGATAAAGCGCTGCAGGGCCGGTGCAATGTAGAGGCGGCTGATAATGGCGGGCAGCTCTACGCGGATACTGCCAGCCGGTGCCTGGTTGGAATGCATGAGACTGGCCTCAAGCTCGTCCATATCACCGAGTAATTGCAAGGCCTGTTCATAACAATGCCGCCCTTCATCGGTCAGCGACATGCTGCGCGTGCTGCGGTTCAGCAGTTTGATGTTGAAGTGTTTTTCAAGTGCGGCGATCTGGTTGGTGACGGAAGAAGTGGACATGCCCAGCATGTCGGCAGCACGGCTGAAGCCACCGAACTCAACCACACGGCAAAACACTTTTAATGCATCAAGTTTGTCCAATTTGCATACTCCCGTGTTTTCTCCCCAGCGTAA
This is a stretch of genomic DNA from Undibacterium sp. KW1. It encodes these proteins:
- a CDS encoding LysR family transcriptional regulator produces the protein MDKLDALKVFCRVVEFGGFSRAADMLGMSTSSVTNQIAALEKHFNIKLLNRSTRSMSLTDEGRHCYEQALQLLGDMDELEASLMHSNQAPAGSIRVELPAIISRLYIAPALQRFIAAYPDISLKITVGDRNIDMVEEGVDVAVRIGDLPSSNLIAKSLCKTNYLCCAASTFIDRHGQPQHPQELAQYHCLGFLRPNSRQLRAWQFQKDDEKFSHLPSPLLAMDHVESLIESAKAGAGIIQHMSISLASPLREGLLVPVLSDWAVPGPDVSVLFQQKHHRAAKIRVFVEFLEEVLRPYSV